A single genomic interval of Eurosta solidaginis isolate ZX-2024a chromosome 3, ASM4086904v1, whole genome shotgun sequence harbors:
- the LOC137245147 gene encoding uncharacterized protein isoform X2, with product MQELYVKYTKMKFKCIVANLYRYSDFMESQRGEGGEKSLTMVDRHTKKQAYTLEKVKYISSGSRIFTLACLGPRYFCVSERVLYQVRNMKRRTFYNLCSQENQEFKRSAAEYANISKFARAYADFNAVAPDVWDTTSESSFCRQESSECATDAENTFDSFPSELSTAEKLYYIKSWAMRHNITQEALNDLVRTLLIIGVKNLPLSAQTILETPKNSVEVQNILGGEFAYYGIQSYFESRLFPSLKNATQVLIDVGIDSLKPFESSKRVLWPILGSIVGNAIERPFLIACFSGKQKPTNANGFLKDFAEEVSLLRTNGLKVGSFPDLKRFDVHLFICDSPARAFISGVQGHSGKRSCPKCCQVGERIGTRLSFSKQICELRTDLAFKNRLDKEHHNLQQQSVLEAANFRMVSQFPLDPMHLVDLGVTKGNIAEMNTRFDYISSYVPSEFGRVCRNLEENKNWKSTEYRQFLLYSGIFVLKGCVDDNLYYHFLLLHASIRILSCGTFCETETNVVQEMLDEFVNLFGEIYGDDLISFNIHCLLHLPACARDNGTLDQFSAYKFENFMQFLKKLIKKPNQILQQLYFRLQERKCLEIKKTSKYGSLIIDPKKEKDSYFFSKGTGPIKIIETINESGKDVVVANAFLKVDNYYEAPLESLSALGILVGSRLDEMRLEISWEDIEHKYFCIPFENKYLLIPLLHNLFHKFSN from the exons atgcaagaattatatgtgaaatatactaaaatgaaatttaagtgtatcgttgccaatttatatag ATATTCAGATTTCATGGAATCTCAACGTGGAGAAGGAGGTGAAAAGTCCTTGACTATGGTGGACAGACACACAAAAAA gCAAGCATATACTTTGGAAAAGGTTAAGTATATCAGCAGTGGAAGCAGAATTTTTACGCTCGCGTGTTTGGGTCCGCGCTATTTTTGTGTTTCTGAACGTGTCCTATATCAGGTAAGAAATATGAAGAGAAGAACGTTTTATAACCTTTGCAGTCAGGAAAATCAAGAATTTAAGCGCAGTGCAGCCGAATACgccaatatttcaaaatttgctcgGGCATATGCTGATTTTAATGCAGTTGCGCCAGATGTGTGGGACACCACCTCCGAAAGCTCTTTCTGCCGTCAGGAATCTTCTGAATGTGCAACAGATGCTGAGAATACGTTCGACAGCTTCCCTTCTGAACTTTCGACTGCAGAAAAATTGTATTATATAAAGTCATGGGCCATGCGACATAATATTACCCAAGAAGCATTAAATGATCTCGTTCGGACCTTATTAATTATTGGGGTGAAAAATCTGCCGCTGTCGGCACAGACAATTCTTGAAACACCCAAAAATAGTGTGGAAGTACAGAATATTCTCGGTGGTGAGTTTGCATACTATGGCATTCAGTCCTACTTCGAGTCAAGGTTGTTTCCTAGTCTAAAAAACGCTACACAAGTATTAATAGATGTGGGAATTGATAGTCTCAAACCATTTGAAAGTTCGAAGAGAGTGCTATGGCCGATTCTAGGATCAATTGTCGGTAATGCAATTGAGCGTCCTTTTTTGATTGCGTGTTTTtcaggaaaacaaaaaccaacaaacgcaaacggttttttGAAAGACTTCGCGGAAGAAGTTAGTCTATTAAGGACAAATGGCTTGAAAGTAGGCTCATTCCCCGATTTGAAACGGTTTGATGTTCATCTATTTATATGCGATTCACCCGCACGAGCTTTTATTTCTGGAGTACAAGGACATAGCGGAAAACGCAGTTGTCCTAAGTGTTGCCAGGTGGGAGAACGTATAGGAACAAGATTGTCATTCTCAAAACAGATATGTGAGTTGCGAACCGACTTAGCCTTTAAGAACAGACTTGACAAGGAACACCATAACTTACAACAACAAAGTGTGCTTGAGGCAGCAAACTTTCGTATGGTATCCCAATTCCCCCTAGATCCAATGCATCTTGTTGATCTAGGCGTGACAAAGGGAAACATTGCTGAAATGAATACAAGGTTTGACTATATATCTTCCTACGTCCCTTCAGAATTCGGAAGAGTTTGCAGAAatttagaagaaaataaaaactggAAATCAACAGAGTACAGACAGTTTTTACTTTATTCTGGGATATTTGTTTTAAAAGGTTGCGTTGATGATAATTTGTATTATCATTTCCTTCTTTTACATGCCAGCATACGAATCCTTTCTTGTGGAACATTTTGCGAAACCGAGACCAATGTTGTACAAGAAATGTTAGACGAGTTTGTCAACCTCTTTGGTGAAATTTACGGTGACGATTTAATTAGCTTTAACATCCACTGTTTGTTGCATTTGCCTGCGTGTGCCAGAGATAATGGGACTTTGGATCAATTCTCtgcatacaaatttgaaaattttatgcaattcctgaaaaagttgataaaaaagcccaatcaaattttgcagcaactttattttcgCCTTCAGGAGAGAAAATGcctagaaataaaaaaaacatcaaaatatgGTTCTCTTATTATTGATCCAAAAAAAGAGAAGGATTCATATTTCTTTAGTAAGGGGACAGGTCCaataaaaataatagaaacaaTAAACGAATCGGGAAAGGACGTGGTAGTAGCGAACGCATTTCTTAAAGTCGATAATTATTACGAAGCACCACTTGAGTCACTTTCAGCCCTTGGTATATTGGTTGGAAGTAGGTTGGATGAAATGAGACTTGAAATTTCCTGGGAAGATATTGAACATAAGTATTTTTGTATtccttttgaaaataaatatcttCTCATACCCTTACTTCATAacctttttcacaaattttctaaCTAA
- the LOC137245147 gene encoding uncharacterized protein isoform X5, producing MQELYVKYTKMKFKCIVANLYRQAYTLEKVKYISSGSRIFTLACLGPRYFCVSERVLYQVRNMKRRTFYNLCSQENQEFKRSAAEYANISKFARAYADFNAVAPDVWDTTSESSFCRQESSECATDAENTFDSFPSELSTAEKLYYIKSWAMRHNITQEALNDLVRTLLIIGVKNLPLSAQTILETPKNSVEVQNILGGEFAYYGIQSYFESRLFPSLKNATQVLIDVGIDSLKPFESSKRVLWPILGSIVGNAIERPFLIACFSGKQKPTNANGFLKDFAEEVSLLRTNGLKVGSFPDLKRFDVHLFICDSPARAFISGVQGHSGKRSCPKCCQVGERIGTRLSFSKQICELRTDLAFKNRLDKEHHNLQQQSVLEAANFRMVSQFPLDPMHLVDLGVTKGNIAEMNTRFDYISSYVPSEFGRVCRNLEENKNWKSTEYRQFLLYSGIFVLKGCVDDNLYYHFLLLHASIRILSCGTFCETETNVVQEMLDEFVNLFGEIYGDDLISFNIHCLLHLPACARDNGTLDQFSAYKFENFMQFLKKLIKKPNQILQQLYFRLQERKCLEIKKTSKYGSLIIDPKKEKDSYFFSKGTGPIKIIETINESGKDVVVANAFLKVDNYYEAPLESLSALGILVGSRLDEMRLEISWEDIEHKYFCIPFENKYLLIPLLHNLFHKFSN from the exons atgcaagaattatatgtgaaatatactaaaatgaaatttaagtgtatcgttgccaatttatatag gCAAGCATATACTTTGGAAAAGGTTAAGTATATCAGCAGTGGAAGCAGAATTTTTACGCTCGCGTGTTTGGGTCCGCGCTATTTTTGTGTTTCTGAACGTGTCCTATATCAGGTAAGAAATATGAAGAGAAGAACGTTTTATAACCTTTGCAGTCAGGAAAATCAAGAATTTAAGCGCAGTGCAGCCGAATACgccaatatttcaaaatttgctcgGGCATATGCTGATTTTAATGCAGTTGCGCCAGATGTGTGGGACACCACCTCCGAAAGCTCTTTCTGCCGTCAGGAATCTTCTGAATGTGCAACAGATGCTGAGAATACGTTCGACAGCTTCCCTTCTGAACTTTCGACTGCAGAAAAATTGTATTATATAAAGTCATGGGCCATGCGACATAATATTACCCAAGAAGCATTAAATGATCTCGTTCGGACCTTATTAATTATTGGGGTGAAAAATCTGCCGCTGTCGGCACAGACAATTCTTGAAACACCCAAAAATAGTGTGGAAGTACAGAATATTCTCGGTGGTGAGTTTGCATACTATGGCATTCAGTCCTACTTCGAGTCAAGGTTGTTTCCTAGTCTAAAAAACGCTACACAAGTATTAATAGATGTGGGAATTGATAGTCTCAAACCATTTGAAAGTTCGAAGAGAGTGCTATGGCCGATTCTAGGATCAATTGTCGGTAATGCAATTGAGCGTCCTTTTTTGATTGCGTGTTTTtcaggaaaacaaaaaccaacaaacgcaaacggttttttGAAAGACTTCGCGGAAGAAGTTAGTCTATTAAGGACAAATGGCTTGAAAGTAGGCTCATTCCCCGATTTGAAACGGTTTGATGTTCATCTATTTATATGCGATTCACCCGCACGAGCTTTTATTTCTGGAGTACAAGGACATAGCGGAAAACGCAGTTGTCCTAAGTGTTGCCAGGTGGGAGAACGTATAGGAACAAGATTGTCATTCTCAAAACAGATATGTGAGTTGCGAACCGACTTAGCCTTTAAGAACAGACTTGACAAGGAACACCATAACTTACAACAACAAAGTGTGCTTGAGGCAGCAAACTTTCGTATGGTATCCCAATTCCCCCTAGATCCAATGCATCTTGTTGATCTAGGCGTGACAAAGGGAAACATTGCTGAAATGAATACAAGGTTTGACTATATATCTTCCTACGTCCCTTCAGAATTCGGAAGAGTTTGCAGAAatttagaagaaaataaaaactggAAATCAACAGAGTACAGACAGTTTTTACTTTATTCTGGGATATTTGTTTTAAAAGGTTGCGTTGATGATAATTTGTATTATCATTTCCTTCTTTTACATGCCAGCATACGAATCCTTTCTTGTGGAACATTTTGCGAAACCGAGACCAATGTTGTACAAGAAATGTTAGACGAGTTTGTCAACCTCTTTGGTGAAATTTACGGTGACGATTTAATTAGCTTTAACATCCACTGTTTGTTGCATTTGCCTGCGTGTGCCAGAGATAATGGGACTTTGGATCAATTCTCtgcatacaaatttgaaaattttatgcaattcctgaaaaagttgataaaaaagcccaatcaaattttgcagcaactttattttcgCCTTCAGGAGAGAAAATGcctagaaataaaaaaaacatcaaaatatgGTTCTCTTATTATTGATCCAAAAAAAGAGAAGGATTCATATTTCTTTAGTAAGGGGACAGGTCCaataaaaataatagaaacaaTAAACGAATCGGGAAAGGACGTGGTAGTAGCGAACGCATTTCTTAAAGTCGATAATTATTACGAAGCACCACTTGAGTCACTTTCAGCCCTTGGTATATTGGTTGGAAGTAGGTTGGATGAAATGAGACTTGAAATTTCCTGGGAAGATATTGAACATAAGTATTTTTGTATtccttttgaaaataaatatcttCTCATACCCTTACTTCATAacctttttcacaaattttctaaCTAA
- the LOC137245147 gene encoding uncharacterized protein isoform X10 translates to MQAYTLEKVKYISSGSRIFTLACLGPRYFCVSERVLYQVRNMKRRTFYNLCSQENQEFKRSAAEYANISKFARAYADFNAVAPDVWDTTSESSFCRQESSECATDAENTFDSFPSELSTAEKLYYIKSWAMRHNITQEALNDLVRTLLIIGVKNLPLSAQTILETPKNSVEVQNILGGEFAYYGIQSYFESRLFPSLKNATQVLIDVGIDSLKPFESSKRVLWPILGSIVGNAIERPFLIACFSGKQKPTNANGFLKDFAEEVSLLRTNGLKVGSFPDLKRFDVHLFICDSPARAFISGVQGHSGKRSCPKCCQVGERIGTRLSFSKQICELRTDLAFKNRLDKEHHNLQQQSVLEAANFRMVSQFPLDPMHLVDLGVTKGNIAEMNTRFDYISSYVPSEFGRVCRNLEENKNWKSTEYRQFLLYSGIFVLKGCVDDNLYYHFLLLHASIRILSCGTFCETETNVVQEMLDEFVNLFGEIYGDDLISFNIHCLLHLPACARDNGTLDQFSAYKFENFMQFLKKLIKKPNQILQQLYFRLQERKCLEIKKTSKYGSLIIDPKKEKDSYFFSKGTGPIKIIETINESGKDVVVANAFLKVDNYYEAPLESLSALGILVGSRLDEMRLEISWEDIEHKYFCIPFENKYLLIPLLHNLFHKFSN, encoded by the exons at gCAAGCATATACTTTGGAAAAGGTTAAGTATATCAGCAGTGGAAGCAGAATTTTTACGCTCGCGTGTTTGGGTCCGCGCTATTTTTGTGTTTCTGAACGTGTCCTATATCAGGTAAGAAATATGAAGAGAAGAACGTTTTATAACCTTTGCAGTCAGGAAAATCAAGAATTTAAGCGCAGTGCAGCCGAATACgccaatatttcaaaatttgctcgGGCATATGCTGATTTTAATGCAGTTGCGCCAGATGTGTGGGACACCACCTCCGAAAGCTCTTTCTGCCGTCAGGAATCTTCTGAATGTGCAACAGATGCTGAGAATACGTTCGACAGCTTCCCTTCTGAACTTTCGACTGCAGAAAAATTGTATTATATAAAGTCATGGGCCATGCGACATAATATTACCCAAGAAGCATTAAATGATCTCGTTCGGACCTTATTAATTATTGGGGTGAAAAATCTGCCGCTGTCGGCACAGACAATTCTTGAAACACCCAAAAATAGTGTGGAAGTACAGAATATTCTCGGTGGTGAGTTTGCATACTATGGCATTCAGTCCTACTTCGAGTCAAGGTTGTTTCCTAGTCTAAAAAACGCTACACAAGTATTAATAGATGTGGGAATTGATAGTCTCAAACCATTTGAAAGTTCGAAGAGAGTGCTATGGCCGATTCTAGGATCAATTGTCGGTAATGCAATTGAGCGTCCTTTTTTGATTGCGTGTTTTtcaggaaaacaaaaaccaacaaacgcaaacggttttttGAAAGACTTCGCGGAAGAAGTTAGTCTATTAAGGACAAATGGCTTGAAAGTAGGCTCATTCCCCGATTTGAAACGGTTTGATGTTCATCTATTTATATGCGATTCACCCGCACGAGCTTTTATTTCTGGAGTACAAGGACATAGCGGAAAACGCAGTTGTCCTAAGTGTTGCCAGGTGGGAGAACGTATAGGAACAAGATTGTCATTCTCAAAACAGATATGTGAGTTGCGAACCGACTTAGCCTTTAAGAACAGACTTGACAAGGAACACCATAACTTACAACAACAAAGTGTGCTTGAGGCAGCAAACTTTCGTATGGTATCCCAATTCCCCCTAGATCCAATGCATCTTGTTGATCTAGGCGTGACAAAGGGAAACATTGCTGAAATGAATACAAGGTTTGACTATATATCTTCCTACGTCCCTTCAGAATTCGGAAGAGTTTGCAGAAatttagaagaaaataaaaactggAAATCAACAGAGTACAGACAGTTTTTACTTTATTCTGGGATATTTGTTTTAAAAGGTTGCGTTGATGATAATTTGTATTATCATTTCCTTCTTTTACATGCCAGCATACGAATCCTTTCTTGTGGAACATTTTGCGAAACCGAGACCAATGTTGTACAAGAAATGTTAGACGAGTTTGTCAACCTCTTTGGTGAAATTTACGGTGACGATTTAATTAGCTTTAACATCCACTGTTTGTTGCATTTGCCTGCGTGTGCCAGAGATAATGGGACTTTGGATCAATTCTCtgcatacaaatttgaaaattttatgcaattcctgaaaaagttgataaaaaagcccaatcaaattttgcagcaactttattttcgCCTTCAGGAGAGAAAATGcctagaaataaaaaaaacatcaaaatatgGTTCTCTTATTATTGATCCAAAAAAAGAGAAGGATTCATATTTCTTTAGTAAGGGGACAGGTCCaataaaaataatagaaacaaTAAACGAATCGGGAAAGGACGTGGTAGTAGCGAACGCATTTCTTAAAGTCGATAATTATTACGAAGCACCACTTGAGTCACTTTCAGCCCTTGGTATATTGGTTGGAAGTAGGTTGGATGAAATGAGACTTGAAATTTCCTGGGAAGATATTGAACATAAGTATTTTTGTATtccttttgaaaataaatatcttCTCATACCCTTACTTCATAacctttttcacaaattttctaaCTAA
- the LOC137245147 gene encoding uncharacterized protein isoform X1, with protein sequence MQELYVKYTKMKFKCIVANLYSNPSRYSDFMESQRGEGGEKSLTMVDRHTKKQAYTLEKVKYISSGSRIFTLACLGPRYFCVSERVLYQVRNMKRRTFYNLCSQENQEFKRSAAEYANISKFARAYADFNAVAPDVWDTTSESSFCRQESSECATDAENTFDSFPSELSTAEKLYYIKSWAMRHNITQEALNDLVRTLLIIGVKNLPLSAQTILETPKNSVEVQNILGGEFAYYGIQSYFESRLFPSLKNATQVLIDVGIDSLKPFESSKRVLWPILGSIVGNAIERPFLIACFSGKQKPTNANGFLKDFAEEVSLLRTNGLKVGSFPDLKRFDVHLFICDSPARAFISGVQGHSGKRSCPKCCQVGERIGTRLSFSKQICELRTDLAFKNRLDKEHHNLQQQSVLEAANFRMVSQFPLDPMHLVDLGVTKGNIAEMNTRFDYISSYVPSEFGRVCRNLEENKNWKSTEYRQFLLYSGIFVLKGCVDDNLYYHFLLLHASIRILSCGTFCETETNVVQEMLDEFVNLFGEIYGDDLISFNIHCLLHLPACARDNGTLDQFSAYKFENFMQFLKKLIKKPNQILQQLYFRLQERKCLEIKKTSKYGSLIIDPKKEKDSYFFSKGTGPIKIIETINESGKDVVVANAFLKVDNYYEAPLESLSALGILVGSRLDEMRLEISWEDIEHKYFCIPFENKYLLIPLLHNLFHKFSN encoded by the exons atgcaagaattatatgtgaaatatactaaaatgaaatttaagtgtatcgttgccaatttatatag TAATCCCTCTAGATATTCAGATTTCATGGAATCTCAACGTGGAGAAGGAGGTGAAAAGTCCTTGACTATGGTGGACAGACACACAAAAAA gCAAGCATATACTTTGGAAAAGGTTAAGTATATCAGCAGTGGAAGCAGAATTTTTACGCTCGCGTGTTTGGGTCCGCGCTATTTTTGTGTTTCTGAACGTGTCCTATATCAGGTAAGAAATATGAAGAGAAGAACGTTTTATAACCTTTGCAGTCAGGAAAATCAAGAATTTAAGCGCAGTGCAGCCGAATACgccaatatttcaaaatttgctcgGGCATATGCTGATTTTAATGCAGTTGCGCCAGATGTGTGGGACACCACCTCCGAAAGCTCTTTCTGCCGTCAGGAATCTTCTGAATGTGCAACAGATGCTGAGAATACGTTCGACAGCTTCCCTTCTGAACTTTCGACTGCAGAAAAATTGTATTATATAAAGTCATGGGCCATGCGACATAATATTACCCAAGAAGCATTAAATGATCTCGTTCGGACCTTATTAATTATTGGGGTGAAAAATCTGCCGCTGTCGGCACAGACAATTCTTGAAACACCCAAAAATAGTGTGGAAGTACAGAATATTCTCGGTGGTGAGTTTGCATACTATGGCATTCAGTCCTACTTCGAGTCAAGGTTGTTTCCTAGTCTAAAAAACGCTACACAAGTATTAATAGATGTGGGAATTGATAGTCTCAAACCATTTGAAAGTTCGAAGAGAGTGCTATGGCCGATTCTAGGATCAATTGTCGGTAATGCAATTGAGCGTCCTTTTTTGATTGCGTGTTTTtcaggaaaacaaaaaccaacaaacgcaaacggttttttGAAAGACTTCGCGGAAGAAGTTAGTCTATTAAGGACAAATGGCTTGAAAGTAGGCTCATTCCCCGATTTGAAACGGTTTGATGTTCATCTATTTATATGCGATTCACCCGCACGAGCTTTTATTTCTGGAGTACAAGGACATAGCGGAAAACGCAGTTGTCCTAAGTGTTGCCAGGTGGGAGAACGTATAGGAACAAGATTGTCATTCTCAAAACAGATATGTGAGTTGCGAACCGACTTAGCCTTTAAGAACAGACTTGACAAGGAACACCATAACTTACAACAACAAAGTGTGCTTGAGGCAGCAAACTTTCGTATGGTATCCCAATTCCCCCTAGATCCAATGCATCTTGTTGATCTAGGCGTGACAAAGGGAAACATTGCTGAAATGAATACAAGGTTTGACTATATATCTTCCTACGTCCCTTCAGAATTCGGAAGAGTTTGCAGAAatttagaagaaaataaaaactggAAATCAACAGAGTACAGACAGTTTTTACTTTATTCTGGGATATTTGTTTTAAAAGGTTGCGTTGATGATAATTTGTATTATCATTTCCTTCTTTTACATGCCAGCATACGAATCCTTTCTTGTGGAACATTTTGCGAAACCGAGACCAATGTTGTACAAGAAATGTTAGACGAGTTTGTCAACCTCTTTGGTGAAATTTACGGTGACGATTTAATTAGCTTTAACATCCACTGTTTGTTGCATTTGCCTGCGTGTGCCAGAGATAATGGGACTTTGGATCAATTCTCtgcatacaaatttgaaaattttatgcaattcctgaaaaagttgataaaaaagcccaatcaaattttgcagcaactttattttcgCCTTCAGGAGAGAAAATGcctagaaataaaaaaaacatcaaaatatgGTTCTCTTATTATTGATCCAAAAAAAGAGAAGGATTCATATTTCTTTAGTAAGGGGACAGGTCCaataaaaataatagaaacaaTAAACGAATCGGGAAAGGACGTGGTAGTAGCGAACGCATTTCTTAAAGTCGATAATTATTACGAAGCACCACTTGAGTCACTTTCAGCCCTTGGTATATTGGTTGGAAGTAGGTTGGATGAAATGAGACTTGAAATTTCCTGGGAAGATATTGAACATAAGTATTTTTGTATtccttttgaaaataaatatcttCTCATACCCTTACTTCATAacctttttcacaaattttctaaCTAA
- the LOC137245147 gene encoding uncharacterized protein isoform X8, whose translation MLLQKQAYTLEKVKYISSGSRIFTLACLGPRYFCVSERVLYQVRNMKRRTFYNLCSQENQEFKRSAAEYANISKFARAYADFNAVAPDVWDTTSESSFCRQESSECATDAENTFDSFPSELSTAEKLYYIKSWAMRHNITQEALNDLVRTLLIIGVKNLPLSAQTILETPKNSVEVQNILGGEFAYYGIQSYFESRLFPSLKNATQVLIDVGIDSLKPFESSKRVLWPILGSIVGNAIERPFLIACFSGKQKPTNANGFLKDFAEEVSLLRTNGLKVGSFPDLKRFDVHLFICDSPARAFISGVQGHSGKRSCPKCCQVGERIGTRLSFSKQICELRTDLAFKNRLDKEHHNLQQQSVLEAANFRMVSQFPLDPMHLVDLGVTKGNIAEMNTRFDYISSYVPSEFGRVCRNLEENKNWKSTEYRQFLLYSGIFVLKGCVDDNLYYHFLLLHASIRILSCGTFCETETNVVQEMLDEFVNLFGEIYGDDLISFNIHCLLHLPACARDNGTLDQFSAYKFENFMQFLKKLIKKPNQILQQLYFRLQERKCLEIKKTSKYGSLIIDPKKEKDSYFFSKGTGPIKIIETINESGKDVVVANAFLKVDNYYEAPLESLSALGILVGSRLDEMRLEISWEDIEHKYFCIPFENKYLLIPLLHNLFHKFSN comes from the exons atgttgctacaaaa gCAAGCATATACTTTGGAAAAGGTTAAGTATATCAGCAGTGGAAGCAGAATTTTTACGCTCGCGTGTTTGGGTCCGCGCTATTTTTGTGTTTCTGAACGTGTCCTATATCAGGTAAGAAATATGAAGAGAAGAACGTTTTATAACCTTTGCAGTCAGGAAAATCAAGAATTTAAGCGCAGTGCAGCCGAATACgccaatatttcaaaatttgctcgGGCATATGCTGATTTTAATGCAGTTGCGCCAGATGTGTGGGACACCACCTCCGAAAGCTCTTTCTGCCGTCAGGAATCTTCTGAATGTGCAACAGATGCTGAGAATACGTTCGACAGCTTCCCTTCTGAACTTTCGACTGCAGAAAAATTGTATTATATAAAGTCATGGGCCATGCGACATAATATTACCCAAGAAGCATTAAATGATCTCGTTCGGACCTTATTAATTATTGGGGTGAAAAATCTGCCGCTGTCGGCACAGACAATTCTTGAAACACCCAAAAATAGTGTGGAAGTACAGAATATTCTCGGTGGTGAGTTTGCATACTATGGCATTCAGTCCTACTTCGAGTCAAGGTTGTTTCCTAGTCTAAAAAACGCTACACAAGTATTAATAGATGTGGGAATTGATAGTCTCAAACCATTTGAAAGTTCGAAGAGAGTGCTATGGCCGATTCTAGGATCAATTGTCGGTAATGCAATTGAGCGTCCTTTTTTGATTGCGTGTTTTtcaggaaaacaaaaaccaacaaacgcaaacggttttttGAAAGACTTCGCGGAAGAAGTTAGTCTATTAAGGACAAATGGCTTGAAAGTAGGCTCATTCCCCGATTTGAAACGGTTTGATGTTCATCTATTTATATGCGATTCACCCGCACGAGCTTTTATTTCTGGAGTACAAGGACATAGCGGAAAACGCAGTTGTCCTAAGTGTTGCCAGGTGGGAGAACGTATAGGAACAAGATTGTCATTCTCAAAACAGATATGTGAGTTGCGAACCGACTTAGCCTTTAAGAACAGACTTGACAAGGAACACCATAACTTACAACAACAAAGTGTGCTTGAGGCAGCAAACTTTCGTATGGTATCCCAATTCCCCCTAGATCCAATGCATCTTGTTGATCTAGGCGTGACAAAGGGAAACATTGCTGAAATGAATACAAGGTTTGACTATATATCTTCCTACGTCCCTTCAGAATTCGGAAGAGTTTGCAGAAatttagaagaaaataaaaactggAAATCAACAGAGTACAGACAGTTTTTACTTTATTCTGGGATATTTGTTTTAAAAGGTTGCGTTGATGATAATTTGTATTATCATTTCCTTCTTTTACATGCCAGCATACGAATCCTTTCTTGTGGAACATTTTGCGAAACCGAGACCAATGTTGTACAAGAAATGTTAGACGAGTTTGTCAACCTCTTTGGTGAAATTTACGGTGACGATTTAATTAGCTTTAACATCCACTGTTTGTTGCATTTGCCTGCGTGTGCCAGAGATAATGGGACTTTGGATCAATTCTCtgcatacaaatttgaaaattttatgcaattcctgaaaaagttgataaaaaagcccaatcaaattttgcagcaactttattttcgCCTTCAGGAGAGAAAATGcctagaaataaaaaaaacatcaaaatatgGTTCTCTTATTATTGATCCAAAAAAAGAGAAGGATTCATATTTCTTTAGTAAGGGGACAGGTCCaataaaaataatagaaacaaTAAACGAATCGGGAAAGGACGTGGTAGTAGCGAACGCATTTCTTAAAGTCGATAATTATTACGAAGCACCACTTGAGTCACTTTCAGCCCTTGGTATATTGGTTGGAAGTAGGTTGGATGAAATGAGACTTGAAATTTCCTGGGAAGATATTGAACATAAGTATTTTTGTATtccttttgaaaataaatatcttCTCATACCCTTACTTCATAacctttttcacaaattttctaaCTAA